One region of Hymenobacter sediminicola genomic DNA includes:
- the trpB gene encoding tryptophan synthase subunit beta has protein sequence MNPTYQHPTERGYYGQFGGAFIPEMLYPNVEELRDNYLTIFADPEFQREYQQLLRDYVGRPTPLFEAKRLSEKYNTRIFLKREDLCHTGAHKINNTVGQILLAKRLGKTRIIAETGAGQHGVATATVCALMGMECIVYMGEIDMERQKPNVYRMRLLGAEVRAAMSGSRTLKDATNEAIRDWISNPVDTHYIIGSVVGPHPYPDLVARLQAVISEEMRKQLLEKTGSELPNYVVACVGGGSNAAGAFYHFLEEPSVQLVAVEAAGHGIHSGHSAATSVLGKPGIIHGSRTLLMQDEDGQITEPYSLSAGLDYPGIGPLHAFLAESGRARFISIEDEPALKAVSECSRLEGIIPALETAHALAAIGQLGAGPEEVVVINLSGRGDKDLETYIKYADTIM, from the coding sequence ATGAATCCTACGTACCAACACCCCACGGAACGCGGCTACTACGGTCAGTTTGGCGGCGCTTTCATCCCCGAAATGCTCTACCCCAACGTGGAAGAGCTGCGCGACAACTACCTGACTATCTTCGCTGACCCGGAGTTTCAACGCGAATACCAGCAGTTGCTCCGCGACTATGTCGGCCGGCCCACGCCCCTGTTTGAGGCCAAGCGTCTTTCTGAGAAGTACAACACCCGGATTTTTCTCAAGCGCGAAGACCTATGCCACACGGGCGCCCACAAGATAAACAACACGGTAGGGCAGATTCTGCTGGCCAAGCGGCTGGGCAAAACCCGCATCATTGCGGAAACCGGCGCCGGCCAGCACGGAGTAGCCACAGCCACGGTTTGCGCCCTGATGGGCATGGAGTGCATTGTGTACATGGGCGAAATAGACATGGAGCGCCAGAAGCCCAACGTGTACCGGATGCGGCTGCTAGGAGCCGAAGTGCGCGCCGCCATGAGTGGCAGCCGCACGCTGAAGGACGCTACCAACGAAGCCATCCGGGACTGGATTTCCAACCCGGTTGACACGCACTACATCATCGGCTCGGTAGTTGGGCCGCATCCGTACCCTGACCTTGTGGCGCGGCTACAAGCCGTTATCAGTGAGGAAATGCGCAAGCAACTGCTGGAAAAAACGGGCTCGGAGCTGCCTAACTATGTGGTGGCCTGTGTAGGCGGTGGTTCCAATGCGGCCGGCGCGTTCTACCATTTTCTGGAGGAGCCGTCGGTGCAGCTGGTGGCGGTAGAGGCCGCCGGGCACGGTATTCACTCCGGGCACTCGGCAGCTACCTCAGTACTGGGCAAGCCGGGCATCATTCATGGCTCACGCACCCTGCTCATGCAGGACGAAGACGGCCAGATTACAGAACCCTACTCGCTGTCGGCGGGGCTCGACTACCCTGGTATCGGGCCGCTGCATGCGTTTCTGGCAGAATCGGGCCGGGCGCGTTTCATCAGCATTGAGGATGAGCCGGCGCTGAAGGCGGTATCGGAGTGCAGCCGATTGGAGGGCATTATTCCGGCACTGGAGACGGCGCACGCGCTGGCTGCCATCGGCCAGCTGGGAGCTGGGCCTGAAGAGGTAGTAGTTATCAATCTTTCGGGCCGCGGCGACAAAGACTTGGAAACGTACATCAAGTACGCCGACACTATCATGTAA
- a CDS encoding phosphoribosylanthranilate isomerase: MSVTGLHVSASAAVPHIKVCGMTQPDNLAAVAALQPDFLGFIFYPKSSRYVGEKLSRAALLDLPASIRKVGVFVDAPNAQIQEQVAAFGLELVQLHGHESPVQCAELQAVGIPVIKAFGVGETFDFAQLLPYVGQVDYFLFDTIGPQPGGNGTAFDWNVLAAYPLAVPYFLAGGLDLAQAATLRSLHVPGLFALDLNSRFETAPGVKDPELLAQMFTELRA, translated from the coding sequence ATGTCCGTCACAGGTCTCCACGTTTCTGCCAGTGCCGCCGTACCTCATATCAAGGTGTGTGGCATGACGCAGCCCGACAACCTGGCAGCTGTAGCGGCTCTGCAGCCTGATTTCCTGGGCTTCATTTTTTACCCGAAATCCAGCCGCTACGTGGGAGAGAAGCTGAGCCGAGCGGCCCTGCTAGATCTGCCGGCTTCCATCCGTAAAGTAGGTGTGTTCGTAGATGCGCCGAATGCGCAGATACAGGAGCAGGTTGCAGCATTTGGGCTGGAGTTGGTGCAGTTGCATGGCCACGAAAGTCCGGTGCAGTGCGCTGAGCTTCAGGCGGTAGGTATCCCGGTTATCAAGGCCTTCGGAGTAGGAGAGACGTTCGACTTCGCGCAGCTGCTGCCCTACGTAGGGCAAGTAGATTACTTTCTCTTCGATACCATAGGCCCGCAACCCGGCGGCAACGGCACAGCCTTCGACTGGAACGTGCTGGCAGCCTATCCTTTGGCGGTGCCCTACTTTCTGGCCGGGGGCCTGGACTTGGCGCAGGCTGCCACGCTCCGAAGCCTGCATGTGCCTGGCCTGTTTGCGCTGGACCTGAACAGCCGTTTCGAAACGGCGCCCGGCGTGAAAGATCCAGAACTGCTGGCGCAAATGTTTACTGAATTGCGAGCCTGA
- the aroF gene encoding 3-deoxy-7-phosphoheptulonate synthase, giving the protein MIIQLEPAISEAAKADILARINDLKYKATEVKTQRAHYLVAIGKADIDLRTIGQLPGILDIHRVSDDYKLVSRKWRVRPTVLDLGDGVCIGEGSLTLAAGPCSIESEAQMELIMQHLVENDVRIMRGGVFKPRSSPYSFRGLGMDGLKLFHQMARAHGIKIVTEVMQVSQVEEMHDYVDVFQVGARNTQNFNLLDALGGVDKPVMIKRGISGTLEELLSSAEYVFSGGNEKLILCERGIRTFETASRNTLDLNAVPILKEKTHLPVIVDPSHGIGIREYVPTMALAGLMAGADGIIYEAHEKPEEAASDGAQTLNFQESARLIRSLRKVYQLREELE; this is encoded by the coding sequence ATGATCATTCAACTCGAGCCCGCCATTTCAGAAGCCGCCAAGGCTGATATTCTGGCCCGCATCAACGACCTTAAATACAAAGCCACAGAGGTGAAAACCCAGCGGGCACATTATCTGGTGGCCATTGGCAAAGCAGATATCGACCTGCGTACCATTGGGCAGCTACCTGGTATTCTGGACATTCACCGCGTTTCGGACGACTACAAGCTGGTGAGCCGCAAGTGGCGCGTGCGGCCCACCGTCCTCGACCTCGGCGACGGAGTGTGTATCGGGGAGGGCAGCCTTACGTTGGCGGCCGGACCCTGCAGCATCGAGAGCGAAGCCCAGATGGAGCTGATTATGCAGCACCTCGTAGAAAACGACGTGCGCATCATGCGGGGAGGTGTGTTCAAGCCTCGCTCGTCGCCGTACTCTTTCCGGGGCCTGGGTATGGACGGGCTGAAGCTGTTTCATCAGATGGCTCGTGCCCACGGCATCAAAATCGTGACAGAGGTAATGCAAGTGTCGCAGGTGGAGGAAATGCACGATTACGTGGACGTATTTCAGGTAGGAGCCCGCAACACTCAGAACTTTAACCTGCTCGATGCGCTGGGCGGAGTAGACAAGCCGGTGATGATTAAGCGGGGCATTTCTGGTACACTCGAAGAACTGCTGTCCTCGGCCGAGTACGTGTTTTCGGGTGGCAACGAGAAGCTAATTCTCTGCGAGCGAGGCATCCGAACCTTCGAAACGGCTTCGCGCAACACTCTCGACCTGAACGCGGTGCCCATTCTGAAGGAGAAAACGCACTTGCCGGTCATCGTGGATCCTTCGCATGGCATTGGTATTCGGGAATATGTGCCCACTATGGCTCTGGCCGGACTGATGGCCGGGGCCGATGGCATCATCTACGAAGCACACGAGAAACCGGAAGAAGCAGCCTCCGATGGTGCGCAGACCCTGAATTTTCAGGAGTCGGCCCGTCTGATCCGCAGTCTGCGGAAAGTGTATCAGCTGCGGGAAGAGCTGGAATAA
- a CDS encoding helix-turn-helix domain-containing protein, which translates to MWFGFNVYSGGLLPFFVQGIVVAAVLWARRRREGTAADGWLALLLLLFAGRLAQWMLGFAGWYDSHDARTTFMFYWPFSNWLAVGPGLYFYFRSLTNQEFRLERRHGWHFVPVALLLLWRLLVFGYDIGWWHGIQHQPLLEHFGTKGPLAFWADQQPIYYLADALGYLSVLAYAVRSLREYRAYARYLNDNFSDTEKIRLRWLRNVLVAVVAGTGITLAFGLIGSFISPLSYYESWYDYLFTGVLIYYLSIAGLLTGHRLAALRFQPAAQPVLATNPSASPDEQPAAVVPGQHYAHEPAAQPEAAVDRAEPKTLLVADPADSDDTAAPAEADAELARWTKRLLHHMQVVHPYLEPELTLGELAAQLRTNTSWLSKVINTGCEQNFNDFINEYRVREAERRLRDPKFRHYTLLAVALEAGFNSKSTFNRVFKKLRGLTPSEVAREE; encoded by the coding sequence ATGTGGTTCGGCTTCAATGTCTATAGTGGGGGGCTGCTGCCGTTTTTCGTGCAGGGCATTGTGGTGGCAGCGGTATTATGGGCACGTCGGCGGCGAGAGGGGACGGCGGCTGATGGCTGGCTGGCCCTGCTGCTGCTGCTGTTTGCGGGGCGGCTGGCACAGTGGATGCTGGGCTTTGCAGGGTGGTACGACTCACACGATGCCCGCACTACGTTTATGTTCTACTGGCCATTCAGCAACTGGCTGGCCGTAGGGCCTGGGCTATACTTCTACTTCCGCAGTCTTACCAACCAGGAGTTTCGGCTCGAACGCAGGCACGGCTGGCATTTCGTGCCGGTAGCGCTACTACTGCTGTGGCGGCTGCTAGTGTTCGGCTACGATATTGGCTGGTGGCACGGGATACAGCATCAACCACTGCTGGAACATTTTGGCACCAAAGGCCCGCTGGCTTTCTGGGCCGACCAGCAGCCCATTTATTACTTAGCCGATGCGCTGGGCTACCTATCGGTGCTGGCGTATGCGGTGCGTAGCCTGCGCGAATACCGGGCGTATGCCCGCTACCTCAACGACAACTTTTCCGATACCGAGAAAATCCGTCTCCGGTGGCTGCGCAACGTGCTGGTAGCCGTGGTGGCGGGCACGGGCATTACGCTGGCATTTGGGCTTATTGGTAGCTTCATCAGCCCCTTGAGCTACTATGAGTCCTGGTACGACTACCTGTTTACGGGTGTGCTGATTTACTACCTCAGTATTGCGGGCCTGCTCACCGGTCACCGGTTGGCGGCACTGCGGTTTCAGCCGGCCGCTCAGCCGGTTTTGGCCACTAACCCCAGTGCAAGCCCCGACGAGCAGCCAGCAGCCGTAGTCCCAGGCCAGCACTATGCGCACGAGCCAGCCGCGCAGCCAGAAGCAGCGGTGGATAGAGCCGAACCCAAAACGCTGCTGGTTGCTGACCCGGCAGATTCGGACGACACCGCAGCGCCAGCAGAAGCCGATGCTGAGCTTGCCCGGTGGACGAAACGTTTGCTGCACCATATGCAAGTTGTGCACCCTTATCTGGAGCCCGAGCTAACGCTGGGCGAGCTGGCGGCGCAGCTTCGCACAAATACCTCATGGCTTTCCAAAGTCATTAACACGGGCTGTGAGCAGAACTTCAACGACTTCATCAACGAGTATCGGGTGCGCGAAGCCGAGCGCCGCCTGCGTGACCCGAAATTCCGGCACTACACGTTGCTGGCCGTGGCGCTGGAAGCCGGCTTCAATTCCAAGTCTACGTTCAATCGGGTATTCAAGAAGCTGCGCGGGCTCACCCCCAGTGAGGTAGCACGCGAAGAGTAA
- the trpA gene encoding tryptophan synthase subunit alpha, with the protein MNRIKSAFQKKQKGLLNIYFTAGYPRLHDTVPLLQALATAGADLIEIGMPFSDPLADGPVIQASSTAALHNGMNMRVLFSQLQGIRESVPDTPILLMGYLNPVMQFGVENFCREAAAAGVDGVILPDLPLDDYVQEYQDVFRRHNLRPVFLITPQTAPERIRRIDELTDSFLYLVSGPGTTGGANTQAAGVQDAYFQRIEDMKLRNPRLIGFGIGDKASFQHACRYAEGAIIGSAFIRALDGVEDVPAAAQRFVQSVVA; encoded by the coding sequence ATGAACCGAATCAAAAGTGCCTTCCAAAAAAAGCAGAAAGGCCTGCTCAATATTTACTTTACGGCCGGTTACCCGCGCCTGCACGATACTGTGCCGCTGCTACAGGCTCTGGCTACCGCTGGCGCCGACCTCATTGAAATCGGGATGCCATTCTCTGACCCATTGGCGGATGGCCCGGTGATTCAGGCCAGCAGCACGGCGGCGCTGCACAATGGCATGAATATGCGGGTGCTGTTCAGCCAGTTGCAGGGTATCCGCGAGTCGGTGCCGGATACGCCCATTCTGCTGATGGGCTATCTGAATCCGGTGATGCAGTTTGGAGTGGAAAATTTCTGCCGTGAAGCCGCCGCCGCTGGCGTGGACGGGGTAATTCTGCCCGATTTGCCCCTGGATGACTATGTGCAGGAATACCAGGACGTATTTCGGCGCCACAACCTGCGGCCGGTGTTTCTCATTACACCCCAAACGGCGCCCGAACGTATTCGCCGCATCGATGAGCTAACCGATTCGTTTCTGTACCTCGTGTCGGGCCCTGGCACCACGGGCGGCGCCAACACGCAAGCAGCTGGCGTGCAGGACGCATATTTTCAGCGCATCGAGGACATGAAGCTGCGTAACCCTCGCCTTATCGGGTTCGGCATCGGCGACAAAGCCTCTTTCCAGCATGCCTGCCGCTACGCCGAAGGTGCCATTATCGGCTCCGCTTTCATTCGTGCCCTCGATGGGGTAGAAGATGTTCCGGCCGCGGCCCAACGGTTCGTGCAGTCAGTAGTAGCCTAA